In bacterium 336/3, the following proteins share a genomic window:
- a CDS encoding para-aminobenzoate synthase (aminodeoxychorismate synthase subunit PabA; with PabB catalyzes the formation of 4-amino-4-deoxychorismate from chorismate and glutamine in para-aminobenzoate synthesis; PabA provides the glutamine amidotransferase activity) gives MILVIDNFDSFTYNLLDYLGRLQVSCEVFRNNVTLDEIAQKQYKGVLLSPGPSTPKQAGNLMQILDYYHDKLPILGVCLGHQAIGEYFGANLEKAQRPMHGKISEIEILEESIFSYLPQQFKVVRYHSLILKNLPQDLKITAQTKDNYTEIMAIEHTKLPIFGVQFHPEAILSEYGLEILENWIKKVNIF, from the coding sequence TTGATACTTGTTATTGATAATTTTGATTCTTTTACCTACAATTTGCTCGATTATTTGGGCAGACTTCAAGTTTCTTGCGAAGTTTTTCGTAATAATGTTACTCTTGATGAAATAGCACAAAAACAGTACAAAGGCGTATTGCTTTCACCAGGTCCTTCTACACCCAAACAAGCAGGCAATCTGATGCAAATTTTAGATTATTATCATGATAAACTACCCATTTTAGGGGTTTGTTTGGGGCATCAAGCCATTGGAGAGTACTTTGGAGCAAATTTAGAAAAAGCTCAACGTCCTATGCATGGGAAAATCTCTGAAATAGAAATATTGGAAGAAAGTATTTTTAGTTATTTGCCTCAGCAATTTAAAGTAGTGAGGTATCATTCGCTTATTCTTAAAAACTTACCTCAAGACCTCAAAATAACAGCCCAAACCAAAGATAATTATACAGAAATTATGGCTATTGAACATACAAAACTTCCCATTTTTGGTGTTCAGTTTCATCCTGAAGCTATTTTGAGTGAGTATGGTTTAGAAATTTTAGAGAATTGGATAAAAAAAGTAAATATTTTTTAA